The Quercus robur chromosome 7, dhQueRobu3.1, whole genome shotgun sequence genome has a segment encoding these proteins:
- the LOC126691881 gene encoding transcription initiation factor TFIID subunit 8: MSHGGVRDTRGNEPPPPPPRQQEERDAPRGAGAGANGYGRAVSKVAVAQICESVGFHGVKDSALEALTDVAIRYLCDLGKTGSYYANLAGRTECNVFDIVRGLEDLEASQGFSGAAEVKNCLAGSGTVRGIVEYVDSVEEIQFAQPLPRFPVIKSRKLIPSFVQMGETPPGKHIPDWLPAFPDPHTYIHTPVWNERVSDPRADKIEQARQRRKAERSLLSLQQRLLVNGSVGTSASCSDVKETDGFETNPFLQPPLKPGEKDVSPVVIPRMPSDETGGRNHMSVLEAFAPAIEAVKDRFSDDGEDGNRVLPNVRPAVQLKFRSGKKFLGESLDLSIQKKGIERAASWVARDDERDDKKRRAEFILRQSTEYPQELNQL, from the coding sequence ATGAGCCATGGAGGTGTAAGAGATACGAGAGGGAAtgaaccaccaccaccaccaccacgacAACAAGAAGAGCGTGATGCGCCGAGAGGAGCTGGAGCTGGAGCCAATGGATATGGGCGAGCGGTTTCGAAGGTTGCGGTGGCGCAGATATGTGAGAGTGTGGGGTTTCATGGCGTCAAAGACTCTGCTTTGGAAGCTCTCACTGACGTTGCCATTCGATACCTCTGTGACTTAGGAAAGACTGGGAGTTACTATGCTAACTTAGCTGGTAGGACAGAATGTAATGTGTTTGATATTGTTAGAGGGTTGGAGGATTTGGAAGCTTCACAAGGTTTTTCGGGTGCTGCTGAGGTTAAGAATTGTCTTGCTGGTTCGGGTACGGTGAGAGGGATTGTTGAGTATGTGGATTCTGTAGAGGAGATTCAGTTTGCTCAGCCATTGCCACGGTTTCCTGTGATTAAAAGTCGGAAATTGATTCCAAGCTTTGTACAAATGGGTGAAACACCGCCTGGCAAGCATATACCGGATTGGTTGCCAGCTTTTCCTGATCCACATACGTATATCCATACACCTGTCTGGAATGAGAGGGTGTCAGATCCACGTGCCGATAAGATTGAGCAAGCACGGCAACGGAGAAAGGCAGAGAGGTCTTTGTTAAGTTTGCAGCAACGGTTGTTGGTCAATGGTTCGGTGGGAACTTCAGCCTCTTGTAGTGATGTAAAGGAAACGGACGGGTTTGAAACAAACCCATTTCTTCAGCCTCCGTTGAAACCAGGGGAGAAAGATGTTTCCCCAGTTGTCATACCGCGTATGCCTTCAGATGAAACTGGGGGAAGGAACCATATGTCTGTGCTAGAGGCATTTGCTCCTGCCATTGAAGCAGTGAAAGATAGGTTTTCTGATGATGGTGAAGATGGGAACAGGGTTCTTCCTAATGTGAGGCCTGCTGTTCAATTAAAGTTCAGAAGTGGCAAGAAATTTCTAGGTGAATCATTAGATTTGAGCATTCAGAAGAAGGGTATTGAGAGGGCAGCATCGTGGGTTGCCCGGGATGATGAGAGGGATGACAAGAAGAGGAGAGCTGAGTTTATTCTTAGACAATCTACAGAATACCCACAGGAACTCAATCAGTTGTAA